The sequence CCAGTAGTCGGCAGGTTTTGCATATGGGCGAACGGCCAGATTGACCGAACTATCTCCCAATCCTTTTACTCCAACAAAGGGCGCAGGGTCTTTCAGAACCTTGGGATGATTTTCGATTATTTTTAAAAGAACATCTTTCGCTTGTTTAATATTCGAACCATAAGAAATACCAAAGTCCATATCCACCCGAATTACTCCTTCGGTTGTATAATTTACAATGTCGTTGCTCGACACAGCTGCATTCGGCAATATAACCGTCTTGTTTTCAGGCGTTAGCAGAATGGTAACAAAAATATGTATCTCCTTTACCTTTCCGAGATGACCTTGCGAAACAATTAAGTCACCCACTTTAAAGGGTTTAAAGATCAGAATCATCACTCCTCCTGCAAAATTCGACAATGTCCCCTGCAAAGCCATACCAACCGCCAAACCGGCAGCACCAAGCACAGCAATAAAAGAGGTGGTTTCAATTCCCACCATTTTGGCAATACTTATTAGTAGCATTACCTTTAAGAGGATGTTGATCAAACTTCTTAGAAAACCGCGAACAGAAACATTAACATCACGTTTCTCCATTACTTTTGATGTTCTACGGGTAATAATTTTTATAATCCAGAGTCCCAAAATCAGGATAACAATGGCTGCAATTACTTTCATTCCGTATGTAATCAGCAGATCATAAGCCATTTCCAAATAATCATTTACTTGTTCATCCATTGTGGTAAAAGTTAAATTTCTAATCAAGGTAAGTAAAATACACTTCTGAATCAAGTGTTTGTAGAACACATGTTCAATCGATATGCAAAATGGAAATATTACTACATTTGCGTTTAACCAGCTATTACCAGAATGAACGAAAAGTCAAACTACCGCTTCCCTGAAGATAGGCTACTGTCCCTTGATTTTTTTCGTGGAATAACCATGTTCCTATTGGTAGCAGAAGGTACACATCTTTGGTCAGTGTTGATTCAGGAACCTGTTAGTGGAACAATTTTTGAATTTTTTTTCCAACAGTTTCATCATCATCCATGGAATGGATTAAGATTTTGGGATCTAATTCAACCGTTCTTTATGTTTATTGTAGGGGTGGCAATGCCTTTTTCGTTTGCAAAAAGAGTAAAAAGAGGCGACTCGAGAAAACAAATCACTCGACACATCATTAAGCGTTGCATAATTCTACTGACTTTTGGTGTTGGTTTACATTGTGCCTATAATCGTAAGTTAGTTTGGGAACTTTGGAATGTCCTGTCTCAACTTTCAGTAACCATTTTAATCGCTTATTTTCTTATGCGCTACAAATGGTCGGTGCAAATACTTGTTTCTATTGGATTACTCATACTTACAGAATTACTGTATCGAACCTTCCCATTGGAAGGTTTCAATCAACCTTTTGTAAAAGACCACAACTTTGGCAGCTGGATGGACATGGTATTAATGGGAAAGATTAATAATGGAGGTGGATGGGTGACTATTAACTGTATTCCAACTGCAGCTCACACAATTTGGGGCGTTGTGGCCGGGCAATTATTGCAATCAACAAAAAGTCCAACAAAAAAGGTTAAGCATTTGCTGAGTTCAGGATTGATAATTTTATTTGCCGGTTATTTACTCCACTGGACATCTGTAACACCAATTATAAAACGTATTGCAACCTCATCGTTTGTCTTGGCATCAGGAGGTTGGGCTTTGCTGGTTTTAGCCTTTAGCTATTGGATTATAGATATAAAAAAGATCAATAACTGGATTTTTCCATTTGTGGTTGTTGGCACCAATTCTATTTTTATTTACCTTTTTTCGAACACAGTTGGCGGACAGTGGTTAAACGGATTCGTTGCCATTTTCACCAATGGTATTTTAGCCTGGTTTAAAACTCCTGAATTTATTATAAACCTGATAACCGCTTTAAGTGTTCTTACTCTGGAATGGTTACTTTGTTATTACCTGTTTATAAAACGAATACTTTTTAGAATTTAAACTCACTTGATATCAACTAAATTTAAGAACATGAACACAAATCGTAGAAATTTTTTAAAAACAACAGCTGCTGCTACAGCAGGAACCTTTCTTGTTTCACCGGTACTGGCAGCACAAGCATCAAATTCCAGGTACAAAATTTCTTTGGCCGAGTGGTCGTTTCACAAGGCTTTGTTTGCCAATGAAATGACAAATCTTGATTTCCCCAAAATTACAAGAGAATTGGGAATTGATGGAGTAGAATACGTCAACCAGTTTTTTAAAGACAAGGCAAAAGACGAGAAATACCTGTCTGAACTAAAGAAAATAACCAAAGAAGAGGGGGTTACAAATGTACTTATTATGTGTGATGGCGAAGGGATGGTTGGGCACCCTGAAAAAGCGGAGCGTTTGAAAACTGCTGACAACCACAAAAAGTGGGTCGATGCCGCAGCGTTTTTAGGATGCCACTCAATTCGGGTAAATGCCGG comes from uncultured Draconibacterium sp. and encodes:
- a CDS encoding mechanosensitive ion channel domain-containing protein, with protein sequence MDEQVNDYLEMAYDLLITYGMKVIAAIVILILGLWIIKIITRRTSKVMEKRDVNVSVRGFLRSLINILLKVMLLISIAKMVGIETTSFIAVLGAAGLAVGMALQGTLSNFAGGVMILIFKPFKVGDLIVSQGHLGKVKEIHIFVTILLTPENKTVILPNAAVSSNDIVNYTTEGVIRVDMDFGISYGSNIKQAKDVLLKIIENHPKVLKDPAPFVGVKGLGDSSVNLAVRPYAKPADYWVVYFDVYEAGKVALDEAGITIPFPQMDVHLNKLEK
- a CDS encoding DUF5009 domain-containing protein; translated protein: MNEKSNYRFPEDRLLSLDFFRGITMFLLVAEGTHLWSVLIQEPVSGTIFEFFFQQFHHHPWNGLRFWDLIQPFFMFIVGVAMPFSFAKRVKRGDSRKQITRHIIKRCIILLTFGVGLHCAYNRKLVWELWNVLSQLSVTILIAYFLMRYKWSVQILVSIGLLILTELLYRTFPLEGFNQPFVKDHNFGSWMDMVLMGKINNGGGWVTINCIPTAAHTIWGVVAGQLLQSTKSPTKKVKHLLSSGLIILFAGYLLHWTSVTPIIKRIATSSFVLASGGWALLVLAFSYWIIDIKKINNWIFPFVVVGTNSIFIYLFSNTVGGQWLNGFVAIFTNGILAWFKTPEFIINLITALSVLTLEWLLCYYLFIKRILFRI